The Candidatus Nitrosopumilus sp. SW genomic sequence TTTTCATCTGAAGCGTATTCATCCTTGGATTTTACCAATTCTATGTCTGAAATCCTACTTTCGCCCATTTCTACTGCTCATAATGATTTATATCCGCAATAAGTGCTTTTTCTGAATACATGAACGCACAAGTAATCAGTTCAGAAGCCAAAGAAATCAACCTCTCAATCACTGAAACCGATATTGGAATTTTGTACCTAATTCAACATGAGCTTCTAAAAGAATCAAATATTGATTTTGCAGGTGTTATTGTAAAACATCCACTAACTAACGAATGTTGGATGAGAATTAATTCTAGTTCAAAACCACTAGGTGAAATAAAGAAGGCTACCGATTCAGCAATTAAAATGGCAGATGAGTTCAAACAATTATTTAATTCAAAACTTAAGGTAAATTAGAATTGAAGTTTTGCCCCAAATGTGAGGTCAAATTAAAAAAAGGTACTTCTGGCCTTCAATGCTCCAAATGTGGTTATACTGAAGGACAAGAAGAAAAACAGACCAAAAAAATTATTGAAAATGAAGAACATGAAGAATCAATTTTAGCTTTTGAAGGAAATGAAGGAGAGGAATCTCATCCAACTATCAAAATAGAATGTGAAAAATGTGGACACGATGAAGCAATTTGGTGGATGCTTCAAACAAGAAGTGCAGATGAACCAACCACACAATTCTATCGCTGTACAAAATGTAAGAATACTTGGCGTAATTACGCATAACGTTTAACTGGAACATAAAGTCAACAAAGTTGATTTGACTTTTGAAGCAAAAACAAGTGGTTCTGATGATCTAAAGGCAATCATATCTGCAATTTCAACACTTGTTGAAGAAGCAACATTTGTTGCAACTGCAGAGGGAATTTCTTTTAGAGGAATGGATCCATCTCATGTTGCTCTTATAGATATTTCCTGGCCTAATTCTGCATTTGAAAAATACGAATGTGATAGTGATATAAAATTTGGAGTAAGAATAGATGAATTTTCAAAACTCATCAAAAGAGCAGACAAAAAAGACAGCATTGAGATTAGTATCTCTGAACAAAACATGTTGCTTGTTACAGTTGGGAAAAATAAAAAATACAAAATGCGTTTGATTGAAAGTTCTGCAACAGATACACCATTACCAAAGATACCATATGATTCTAAAATCATATTGTCTTCATCAAAATTTGATAAAATTTTAGGTGATGTTCAAGTTGTATCTGACTATTTGACAATACATACGGCTGATTCTAAAGGTGATTTTTCAGGAAAAGGGGATTCAGGAGAAGTTGTAATTGATTTAGATAAAAACGATGAAGATATTGAGGAGATTTCTTCTAAAGAAGACAGTGTCGGAACCTACAGTTTAGAGTATCTTAATCCTGTAGTAAAAGCAGTAGGAACTACTGCAGGCTTTATTACATGTGAATTTTCAAGCGCAAAACCACTCAGAATTGAATTCAAAGTAGCCAATATTGGTCGAATTCACTTTTACTTAGCTCCACGCGTGGAAAGTTAAAGCATTTAAAGATTAACTAATTCAGGTATTTTGAATTGAGACTTGTAATAAAATATGGTGGAACATCAATTTCCTCTGCAAAAGACATTCAAGGAGTAGCTAACCATCTAAATTCATTATCAAAGAAAAATCAAATTGTAGTTGTATGTTCTGCAACCAGTGGAACAACAGATGATCTAATAGAAATATCTGAATCAATAAAAAAAGAAAATAAATCAAAAGCTGAACAACTTGCAGCAAAAATAACTAATCGACATAAACAATTAGCAAAACAAACAATCAAAAAATCTGATTTACGTAAAAAATTATTAAAAAATTTTGATGACGATTTTGCAGAACTTGTTGCGTTAATTGATGGAATGGTGTTGTTGGGAGAAGTTACTCCAAGAACAATGGATTATCTTTTTTCCTTTGGTGAGAGATTATCGATAAAACTTGTTTCAATGGCAATTAGTGATTCAGGTAAGAAATCAATACCTCTAACTGGAAAAGATGTAGGAATAGTTACTGATTCTAACTTTGGTGAATCTAAACCTCTTATCGATACAACTAGATTAAGAGTCTCAAAAACTGTAGAAAATCTTTTCTCAAAGAAAACAATACCTGTTGTTGGAGGTTTTGTTGGTGCTGATCAACATGGCCACATTACAACTTTTGGAAGAGGAGGTTCTGATTATTCTGCAACAATTATTGGGACTTGCATAAAAGCAGACGAAATCTGGTTAATGAGTGATGTAGATGGTCTAATGACTGCAGATCCAAAAATAGTAAAGAATGCAAAATTACTAAAAGAAGTTTCATACATTGAGGCAATCGAGATGGCATTATTTGGTGCAAAACAGATACATCCACGCACATTTGAGCCCCTATTATCAAAGAAAATACCTATGAAGATTAGAAGTTCCTTTAATGTAAAAAATGAAGGAACTCTAGTTACAGCTTCTCCTTCGTCATCTGTGAAAAATACTGTAAAGTGTGTCAGTAATGTTAGAAACAATGGACTAATCGATATCCAAGGTGGTAGTATGGTTGGAACGCCTGGTACTGCTGCAAAAATTTTTGCAACATTAGCAAAAGCTGGAATTAATGTAATGATGATATCCCAAAACCCATCAGAATCTAGTATAACAATAGTAGTCAAGAATGCTGATCTTGACAAAGCAGTAAGTTCACTTGAAATGGAACTTTTAGGAAAAATTATCAAGAAACTAGAAGTAACAACAAATGTTGCAATTATCGCACTTATTGGTTCAGGAATGCGTGGAACTGTAGGTGTTGCCTCTAAAGTTTTTGGTGCTGCTGAGAAAAATAAAGTAAATGTTTCAATGATTACTCAAGGCTCATCCGAACTAAACTTGGCATTTGTTGTTAAAAATTCTGATACAAATGCAGCTGTTCGTGCATTGCATAATGCATTTGCATTAGACAAGATCAACTAAGACAAAATCATTTAAGGGAACAATCTCAATGAAATTTGTTGAGAAAATTACTTGCCATATTGATTATTGGAATTTTTGCAACAAGTATCATTACCATATCTTCACTGTCTGATCAGTTTGCTGATGCAGGTTCTAGGAAAAAGATCCATTTTACACAAACTTTTACATCATCTCAAGATCCTGGTCAAGGGCATGAAAATCATCAACTATCTCTAATTTTGTCGCCTAATGATGGTACGATCTATGATGGTTCTATGACATTTACCTCTAGTGAGCCTGTTCAGATTGTTGTTTTACATGAAATTAATTCAAATGATGCAAAAGGACAGCCCACATGGACAATTGATGGAGATACTGTTTATGGATTATCTCTAATTGATTTACAAGAAAAATCTGGTTCTTTTGAATTTACAGGAGCTGCACTTGGGTTACACTCACCAAATTCAAAACCATTTACTTCTACTGTAAGTGTTGATGGATGGATAAGAGGACAACCAACTGAAGTCATTATGCAAAAAATTGAATTAGAAAAAGAAGAGCCTACATCATTACTTTCAAGAGCAAATGTTCCAGCAACAATTCCTATGCATCAAGGAATCTATGACGGCGAACAAGTTTTGTACATTATTACTGATGGGAGTGATGAAGAATTTGCAAAAGAATTATCAGAAAAGCAAGAATGGAATGTAGAACTTGCACCTGTTCTAGCTGATATTCCAGAAGATGCCCTTCAAAAAATTTTTGTTTTCAAAAATGGAGTTAAAGGAGATGGCCTATATGGATTCCAAGATGAAGTGTTCTCCAATACTCCTCAACAAGAATCGAAATACAGTGCATTATCTTCTGTAATAGAAGTAACATGGAAGATAGGTCAAAAAGAAATTGTATTTGAATCTGCTACAGATGTAATTGCAGCTGAAGAAGGTGGAAGAATTGAATTCAATGAAACAGGAGTGGTACTCAATACTCCCCAGATTGTCTGGCCTGATGGACAGATGCAAGTACGCTCAGATAAAGAAATAACAGATGATATGCCCTATGGTGGAGGCCAAATTATTGAAATTAATGAAGAAGAAATGACTGTCACATTTGTTGCTCATCGAGGTTGGGGCCCTGATGGAAGAACCATTTACTATATTGTAACTGATGCCACTCCATCTGGACCTGCAGAAATGATGGGAGTAACTTCGTCTCCAACTTCAGCAAATCTGATTGCTCATTCAGGAGCAGTTGATCTATTTCAATTCAAAAATGGAATTAAAGGCACAGGCCCATTAGGATTTCAAGCTGGAATTGCCGCAGCTGCATTAGGTGATGAGAATTACAGTCCCATGTGGAGAATATATCTAATTGAATGGAATGAATCAGAAAATGCAAAAATTCTTGAAACAAAATCTGATATTGATTCATTCAGAGAAGATGATCAGATTATTGTTAGCATAGCAAGACCAACGAATAGTGATCATATAGTGAATTGTCCGTTTATTGATCCCTTTCAATATTCACTAAAGGGATAAATTACTTGCAAGTTGATTTGTTTTAAAA encodes the following:
- a CDS encoding RpoL/Rpb11 RNA polymerase subunit family protein, whose product is MNAQVISSEAKEINLSITETDIGILYLIQHELLKESNIDFAGVIVKHPLTNECWMRINSSSKPLGEIKKATDSAIKMADEFKQLFNSKLKVN
- a CDS encoding transcription factor S; amino-acid sequence: MKFCPKCEVKLKKGTSGLQCSKCGYTEGQEEKQTKKIIENEEHEESILAFEGNEGEESHPTIKIECEKCGHDEAIWWMLQTRSADEPTTQFYRCTKCKNTWRNYA
- the pcn gene encoding proliferating cell nuclear antigen (pcna); this encodes MTFEAKTSGSDDLKAIISAISTLVEEATFVATAEGISFRGMDPSHVALIDISWPNSAFEKYECDSDIKFGVRIDEFSKLIKRADKKDSIEISISEQNMLLVTVGKNKKYKMRLIESSATDTPLPKIPYDSKIILSSSKFDKILGDVQVVSDYLTIHTADSKGDFSGKGDSGEVVIDLDKNDEDIEEISSKEDSVGTYSLEYLNPVVKAVGTTAGFITCEFSSAKPLRIEFKVANIGRIHFYLAPRVES
- a CDS encoding aspartate kinase, translating into MRLVIKYGGTSISSAKDIQGVANHLNSLSKKNQIVVVCSATSGTTDDLIEISESIKKENKSKAEQLAAKITNRHKQLAKQTIKKSDLRKKLLKNFDDDFAELVALIDGMVLLGEVTPRTMDYLFSFGERLSIKLVSMAISDSGKKSIPLTGKDVGIVTDSNFGESKPLIDTTRLRVSKTVENLFSKKTIPVVGGFVGADQHGHITTFGRGGSDYSATIIGTCIKADEIWLMSDVDGLMTADPKIVKNAKLLKEVSYIEAIEMALFGAKQIHPRTFEPLLSKKIPMKIRSSFNVKNEGTLVTASPSSSVKNTVKCVSNVRNNGLIDIQGGSMVGTPGTAAKIFATLAKAGINVMMISQNPSESSITIVVKNADLDKAVSSLEMELLGKIIKKLEVTTNVAIIALIGSGMRGTVGVASKVFGAAEKNKVNVSMITQGSSELNLAFVVKNSDTNAAVRALHNAFALDKIN